In Cherax quadricarinatus isolate ZL_2023a chromosome 35, ASM3850222v1, whole genome shotgun sequence, the following are encoded in one genomic region:
- the LOC128695035 gene encoding uncharacterized protein yields MKVVVLSLLVGCALAVSLDRQRRELLGNSLQSSSGGGYLPPPPPQPCQPSTVYRTQTQYSTQVIPTTVYNTNVQYVTQTSFRTQQVYTTVYSEIVRTQVVPSVQYQTVIVTRTQDNVRTQVVTLPPQINYVTQTQQDVRTQVQYQTVYSTRIQQVPTTIIRNVVSTLVVPQQVVSTIYQTQYVTRTQQVPGQTRTVDSTQYSTIYSTIVVPAQDVVSTTQVIRTNVVTQTITQPGQTRVITSTQVVPVTTTIFSQVVLTNTQTQYVTRTQVQQVVSTLVRTQQVPQYITRTVTVPQQVVSTQVSTQVVPTTIYTQQVVPSVVNLPAQTQYVTVTRTFVSTVQLPGQTRTQYQTTTIYNTNYVTSTVYRPQYNTVTATSTYQPNCNTGYNYPAPSKPFNAYG; encoded by the coding sequence ATGAAGGTGGTGGTCCTGTCGTTGCTGGTGGGTTGTGCACTTGCTGTCTCGCTGGATCGACAACGGAGAGAACTTCTAGGTAACAGTCTACAGTCATCCTCAGGTGGTGGGTAccttcccccaccacctccacaaccctgTCAGCCGTCTACCGTCTATCGTACACAGACGCAGTACTCCACCCAGGTCATCCCTACCACCGTCTACAACACTAACGTGCAGTACGTCACTCAGACGTCTTTCCGCACACAGCAGGTCTACACCACTGTCTACTCCGAGATCGTCCGCACACAAGTGGTTCCGTCCGTCCAGTACCAGACAGTGATCGTCACACGCACCCAGGACAACGTCCGCACACAGGTCGTAACTCTGCCTCCTCAGATCAACTACGTCACTCAGACGCAACAAGACGTGAGGACACAAGTTCAGTATCAGACTGTATACTCGACCCGCATCCAGCAAGTACCAACAACAATTATCAGGAATGTGGTGTCGACATTAGTAGTTCCTCAACAGGTAGTCAGCACAATCTACCAGACACAGTATGTGACCAGAACCCAGCAGGTCCCAGGACAGACCCGTACAGTGGACAGTACTCAGTACAGTACCATCTACTCCACCATAGTGGTACCCGCTCAGGACGTAGTTAGTACAACTCAAGTTATCCGCACCAACGTTGTCACTCAGACCATCACTCAGCCAGGTCAGACCCGAGTTATTACTTCCACCCAGGTGGTacccgtcactaccaccatcttctcCCAGGTGGTTCTCACTAACACCCAGACACAGTACGTGACACGTACCCAAGTACAACAGGTGGTGTCTACCCTAGTCCGTACACAGCAAGTGCCGCAGTATATTACCAGGACAGTAACGGTACCACAGCAAGTAGTGAGTACCCAGGTATCAACACAGGTGGTGCCCACAACCATCTACACTCAACAAGTGGTGCCATCTGTTGTGAACCTTCCGGCCCAGACACAATACGTCACCGTCACCAGGACCTTCGTCAGTACTGTCCAGCTGCCAGGTCAGACTCGTACACAATACCAGACTACGACCATCTACAACACCAACTACGTCACCTCCACTGTCTACAGGCCGCAGTACAACACTGTGACCGCCACCAGCACCTACCAGCCCAACTGTAACACTGGCTACAACTACCCAGCTCCATCTAAGCCATTCAATGCTTATGGCTAA
- the LOC138853611 gene encoding polyhomeotic-proximal chromatin protein-like, giving the protein MWRLTATLLVATMPWTSASPQGYNYSPPNNAYLPPPPTYPSCQVAPITSVIYDKRVQTSINVQTVNQINTQYITTTLVRQQVIPTTVFQTRVQTQVQYQTSVIQRTTTFFNDRIVTQTIPSPPRQEVVYVTSTRVVPQVSYITSTQVQTQVIPVEVTRTQVQTINQPVTNYQTQIQQQTQVVPIPGPDVVRTRVQTVVQTSIVRRQQPANTRYVTSTRVQQVVQTSVVRGRDDIRTSFVQRQQVIPYTSVNTRYETAYTTREQVVIRTNFVTQTLISTQVVPQEVVSTQVVPNIIYTTIYETRFQPFTQVQTVVQTQYVTPAPVYQTREETRTSVVQVPGQDRVVTQQVAQTQQQQQVVYQTVNQPQQVTVTQTITATCGKTGYNYNPPPTPFNYGK; this is encoded by the coding sequence ATGTGGCGCTTGACGGCGACGCTGCTGGTGGCGACAATGCCCTGGACCTCAGCGTCCCCTCAGGGGTATAACTACTCTCCACCCAACAATGCTTATCTACCACCTCCTCCAACCTACCCGAGTTGTCAGGTCGCTCCCATTACCTCGGTGATCTACGACAAACGAGTTCAGACTTCTATCAACGTTCAAACAGTGAACCAGATCAACACAcagtacatcaccaccaccctggtcagaCAACAGGTCATACCAACTACCGTCTTCCAGACTCGCGTCCAAACTCAGGTCCAGTACCAGACCAGTGTGATCCAGCGTACAACCACCTTTTTTAATGACAGAATTGTGACTCAAACTATCCCAAGCCCACCTCGTCAAGAAGTTGTTTACGTTACGTCAACTCGCGTTGTGCCACAGGTCAGCTACATCACTAGCACACAGGTGCAAACACAGGTAATACCTGTGGAGGTGACTCGCACACAGGTGCAAACCATCAATCAGCCCGTGACAAACTACCAGACACAAATACAGCAGCAGACCCAAGTGGTGCCAATCCCAGGCCCTGACGTAGTACGGACGCGTGTCCAGACCGTCGTTCAAACCTCCATTGTGAGGCGTCAACAGCCAGCCAATACACGTTATGTGACGTCGACGCGTGTACAACAAGTAGTGCAGACCAGCGTCGTTCGTGGACGAGATGATATCAGGACCAGTTTTGTTCAACGTCAACAGGTCATCCCTTATACTTCTGTCAACACCCGTTATGAAACAGCTTACACAACTCGCGAGCAGGTGGTGATCAGGACCAATTTTGTCACTCAGACATTGATCAGCACGCAGGTAGTTCCTCAGGAGGTCGTAAGTACGCAGGTCGTACCCAACATCATCTACACCACCATCTACGAGACCAGATTTCAGCCCTTCACTCAGGTACAGACCGTGGTCCAGACCCAGTACGTCACTCCCGCTCCTGTGTACCAGACACGTGAAGAAACCAGAACCTCAGTGGTGCAAGTGCCTGGCCAGGACCGTGTGGTGACCCAACAGGTGGCTCAgacccagcaacaacaacaggtgGTCTATCAGACCGTCAACCAGCCCCAGCAGGTCACcgtcacacagaccatcacagcCACCTGTGGCAAGACAGGATACAACTACAACCCTCCTCCAACTCCTTTTAATTATGGCAAATAA